The Oncorhynchus masou masou isolate Uvic2021 unplaced genomic scaffold, UVic_Omas_1.1 unplaced_scaffold_2542, whole genome shotgun sequence genome has a segment encoding these proteins:
- the LOC135533638 gene encoding probable E3 ubiquitin-protein ligase HERC1, protein MLFPTFWSPSDTPLYNLEPCEPLPFDVARFRGLTASLLLDLTYLTSIHEDAGKLSARRHEKRHRSNGGHDTTTTTAATTNDDFNNKTSETEHQHRVSPDPKDTTTTTTGTVTTTTTSDLRVSHSLDEVKAHAVPNSKSESEISSCALDSQHQDPQEDNRRKGHGGSPLLGASQSEIHAVQMSYLYLGAMKALSTLLSCSKYVELLLIPKVQAQPEPAPSGHNADLNAGSTPSGAAPSPVCQEEVEMRAALQFLMRHMVKRAVMRSPIKRALGLADLERAQAMIYKLVVSGMLDEHCSGGKSRPADPECEEGVQGEQQAQTPITTSPSASSTTSFMSSSLEDTTTATTPVTDTETVPASESPGVMPLSLLRQMFSSYPTTTLLPTRRAQTPPVSSLPTSPSDEVGRRQSLSSPETQTSRPANRTGTCMYYTHTHVDIHTHT, encoded by the exons ATGCT CTTCCCAACTTTCTGGTCGCCTAGTGACACTCCCCTGTACAACCTGGAGCCCTGCGAGCCGCTGCCTTTTGACGTGGCACGCTTCCGAGGCCTCACCGCTTCCCTGCTCCTCGACCTCACCTATCTCACCTCCATCCACGAGGACGCTGGGAAGCTGAGCGCCCGGCGCCACGAGAAGAGACACCGTAGCAACGGAGGCCACGATACGACGACGACGACGGCCGCCACGACAAACGACGACTTCAACAACAAAACTAGTGAGACGGAGCACCAACACAGGGTCTCCCCGGACCCCAAAGACACAACAACAACGACAACGGGGACCGTCACCACGACGACAACCTCTGATCTGAGAGTGTCACACAGCCTGGACGAGGTCAAAGCCCACGCGGTGCCCAACTCGAAATCAGAGAGCGAGATCTCCTCCTGCGCCTTGGACTCCCAACACCAGG ACCCCcaggaggacaacaggaggaaggGCCACGGTGGCTCTCCCCTCCTCGGGGCCAGTCAGTCTGAGATCCATGCGGTGCAGATGTCCTACCTCTACCTGGGGGCCATGAAGGCCCTCAGCACACTGCTCTCCTGCTCCAAGTATGTTGAGCTGCTGCTCATACCCAAG GTTCAGGCTCAGCCGGAGCCTGCTCCCAGTGGACACAATGCAGACCTGAACGCCGGGTCCACCCCTAGTGGCGCAGCGCCCTCGCCCGTGTGCCAGGAGGAAGTTGAGATGAGGGCGGCACTGCAGTTCCTGATGCGTCACATGGTCAAGCGGGCCGTGATGAGGTCACCCATCAAGCGGGCGTTAGGATTGGCCGATTTGGAGAGAGCTCAGGCCATGATCTATAAATTGGTGGTCAGTGGAATGCTGGACGAACACTGCAGTGGGGGCAAGTCCAGACCTG CTGACCCAGAGTGTGAGGAGGGTGTGCAGGGAGAGCAGCAGGCCCAGACCCCCATCACCACCAGCCCCTCTGCTTCCAGCACCACCTCCTTCATGAGCTCCTCTCTGGAGGACACGACCACAGCCACTACACCTGTTACTGACACAGAGACTGTCCCTGCCTCAGAGTCCCCTGGGGTCATGCCTCTGAGCCTGCTCAG GCAAATGTTCTCAAGCTACCCGACCACCACTCTGCTGCCAACGCGTCGTGCCCAGACGCCCCCGGTGTCTTCTCTCCCCACGTCTCCCTCTGATGAGGTGGGTCGGAGACAGAGCCTCTCCTCCCCTGAGACCCAGACCTCCAGACCAGCCAACCGGACCGGGACATgtatgtactacacacacacacacgtagacatacacacacacacgtag